The proteins below are encoded in one region of Cololabis saira isolate AMF1-May2022 chromosome 13, fColSai1.1, whole genome shotgun sequence:
- the LOC133457784 gene encoding E-selectin-like isoform X1 gives MEFSFGFIQTSGHKCSASWIRLLFFCSMLSTWTSVQGWSYFHSSTFMTWEEARTWCRDHYTDMVAIQNQEEIEHLKSWLNFTTGYYWIGIRKLNDTWTWVGTNKALTPEATNWAKGEPNNGKARGSSGNSEDCVEMYIKRDKEEGKWNDESCLKKKTALCYSAACKSDSCQYGECVETINSHECACNPGFYGDKCDQVVTCNKDEVRAPDNGKVTCTHKYGDFAFDSSCQYSCKEGFQLSMAGPQRCTATGSWSEQPPTCQLVQCPTLTRPSRGSMKCNDPLGSSSYRSTCAFACNEGYVLDGSPSNTLQCESSGSWNASQPSCVAVQCPAIQALENGIVRREADESFSYGKTCTFSCAPGYKLVGPNGVTCTSTAEWSEQMPHCEAVTCQIPKGKAHLTHQCSNSELRPNSSCSFSCDHGFKLQGAHTTRCSEDGQWSEDIPACKAVQCPAIQDLGNGIVSCEGDADERFSYGKTCSFSCAPGYKLVGPNRVSCTSAAEWSEKTPHCEAITCKTPEGGAHLFTDCSEPLSKLLINSTCSFTCEPGFELQGVQTVKCSDDGRWSEDIPSCKAVRCLVLEDPESGSVNCSNAEPLFNTQCTFTCGEDSILKGDKIRTCDHHGNWTGDQPTCEAVSPSATVVASSVAAGGAAVTSGLALALWLLKRLRKKASKFELDSNSNIDTPTAVYKSSIDSLI, from the exons ATG GAGTTCAGCTTTGGATTCATTCAGACTAGTGGACATAAGTGCTCCGCGTCATGGATCCGtttgctctttttttgttcAA TGCTGTCCACGTGGACCAGTGTACAGGGCTGGTCTTACTTCCACTCAAGCACATTTATGACCTGGGAAGAGGCTAGAACCTGGTGCAGGGACCACTATACAGACATGGTGGCAATCCAGAACCAGGAGGAGATTGAGCATCTGAAGAGCTGGCTGAACTTCACAACTGGCTACTACTGGATTGGGATCCGCAAGCTCAATGATACCTGGACCTGGGTTGGGACCAACAAAGCACTGACACCAGAGGCAACCAACTGGGCAAAGGGTGAGCCAAACAATGGCAAGGCTAGGGGAAGCAGTGGAAACTCTGAAGATTGTGTGGAGATGTACATCAAAAGAGACAAGGAGGAGGGAAAGTGGAATGATGAATCTTGCCTGAAAAAGAAGACTGCTCTCTGTTACTCAG CTGCCTGCAAGAGTGATTCATGTCAGTATGGGGAGTGTGTTGAGACCATCAACAGCCACGAATGCGCTTGTAATCCAGGTTTTTATGGAGACAAGTGTGACCAAG TTGTTACGTGTAACAAAGATGAGGTGAGAGCCCCAGATAACGGAAAAGTAACTTGCACCCACAAATACGGAGACTTTGCCTTCGACTCCTCGTGCCAGTATTCCTGCAAGGAAGGATTCCAGCTGAGTATGGCTGGACCTCAGCGGTGCACTGCTACGGGCTCTTGGTCAGAGCAGCCTCCTACATGTCAAT TGGTTCAGTGTCCCACTCTGACTCGTCCGTCAAGAGGATCAATGAAATGCAACGATCCTCTGGGATCCTCCAGCTATAGATCCACCTGTGCCTTTGCCTGTAATGAAGGATACGTGCTGGACGGTTCCCCATCTAACACTCTGCAATGTGAATCCTCAGGAAGCTGGAATGCCTCACAGCCGTCTTGTGTTG CCGTCCAGTGCCCTGCTATCCAAGCTCTGGAGAATGGGATTGTCAGACGTGAAGCAGATGAGAGTTTCAGCTATGGAAAGACCTGCACCTTCAGCTGTGCCCCTGGTTACAAGCTGGTGGGACCGAACGGGGTCACATGCACCTCAACAGCCGAGTGGAGTGAGCAGATGCCTCACTGTGAGG CCGTCACTTGCCAGATTCCAAAAGGAAAAGCTCATCTAACCCACCAGTGCAGCAATTCAGAACTGCGACCAAACTCCAGCTGCAGCTTTAGCTGCGACCACGGCTTTAAACTGCAGGGTGCGCACACCACGAGGTGTTCTGAGGATGGACAGTGGAGTGAAGACATACCTGCCTGCAAAG CCGTCCAGTGCCCTGCTATCCAAGATCTGGGGAATGGGATTGTCAGCTGTGAGGGTGATGCAGATGAGAGGTTCAGCTATGGAAAGACCTGCAGCTTCAGCTGTGCCCCTGGTTACAAGCTGGTGGGACCGAACAGGGTCTCATGCACCTCAGCAGCCGAGTGGAGCGAAAAGACTCCTCATTGTGAAG CCATCACTTGCAAGACTCCAGAAGGAGGAGCTCATCTCTTCACTGACTGCAGCGAACCTTTGAGCAAACTGTTGATTAACTCCACCTGCAGTTTCACATGTGAGCCAGGCTTTGAACTCCAGGGAGTGCAAACCGTTAAGTGTTCAGACGACGGACGTTGGAGTGAAGACATACCTAGCTGCAAAG CTGTTAGATGTCTGGTGCTAGAGGATCCCGAAAGCGGTTCTGTCAACTGCTCAAACGCTGAGCCGCTCTTCAACACACAGTGCACGTTCACATGTGGTGAAGATTCCATATTAAAAGGAGACAAGATACGGACCTGTGATCATCATGGGAATTGGACTGGAGACCAACCCACCTGTGAAG CTGTTTCACCATCGGCTACAGTCGTTGCCAGCAGTGTGGCAGCAGGAGGCGCTGCTGTGACATCAGGTCTGGCTCTGGCTCTGTGGCTCCTGAAACGACTTAGGAAGAAAGCGTCCAAATTTGAGCTGGACAG cAACTCTAACATAGACACACCTACTGCGGTCTACAAAAGCAGCATTGACAGCCTCATATAG
- the si:dkey-51e6.1 gene encoding si:dkey-51e6.1 encodes MFSVVCRPLITPVVSVSFRTAAAAMADALAKIPNVEIDPEGTFKYILVRVKVKDGDMQKDIVRGTKSAEYHNHIFEKVSPALEALGMESKCLGGGKIDHNSKEKKIRVFGESTAFGKADHSVSVEKLKVVFTDYEVTWSDDKK; translated from the exons ATGTTCTCAGTCGTCTGCAGACCTCTAATCACCCCGGTAGTCTCTGTTAGTTTCCGCACAGCTGCAGCCGCAATGGCAGACGCTCTGGCTAAAATCCCCAACGTGGAGATTGATCCCGAAGGAACCTTTAAATACATACTGGTCAGAGTGAAAGTAAAAGACGGCGATATGCAAAAAGACATAGTGCGAGggacaaaaagtgcagaataccACA ATCATATATTTGAGAAGGTCAGTCCAGCTCTGGAGGCCTTGGGGATGGAGAGTAAATGTCTTGGAGGAGGGAAGATAGACCACAACAGCAAGGAGAAGAAAATTAGGGTGTTTGGAGAATCAACT GCCTTTGGCAAAGCAGACCATTCTGTGTCTGTAGAGAAGCTCAAGGTTGTTTTCACTGACTATGAAGTCACCTGGTCTGATGACAAAAAATAA
- the LOC133457784 gene encoding E-selectin-like isoform X2 yields MEFSFGFIQTSGHKCSASWIRLLFFCSMLSTWTSVQGWSYFHSSTFMTWEEARTWCRDHYTDMVAIQNQEEIEHLKSWLNFTTGYYWIGIRKLNDTWTWVGTNKALTPEATNWAKGEPNNGKARGSSGNSEDCVEMYIKRDKEEGKWNDESCLKKKTALCYSAACKSDSCQYGECVETINSHECACNPGFYGDKCDQVVTCNKDEVRAPDNGKVTCTHKYGDFAFDSSCQYSCKEGFQLSMAGPQRCTATGSWSEQPPTCQLVQCPTLTRPSRGSMKCNDPLGSSSYRSTCAFACNEGYVLDGSPSNTLQCESSGSWNASQPSCVAVQCPAIQDLGNGIVSCEGDADERFSYGKTCSFSCAPGYKLVGPNRVSCTSAAEWSEKTPHCEAITCKTPEGGAHLFTDCSEPLSKLLINSTCSFTCEPGFELQGVQTVKCSDDGRWSEDIPSCKAVRCLVLEDPESGSVNCSNAEPLFNTQCTFTCGEDSILKGDKIRTCDHHGNWTGDQPTCEAVSPSATVVASSVAAGGAAVTSGLALALWLLKRLRKKASKFELDSNSNIDTPTAVYKSSIDSLI; encoded by the exons ATG GAGTTCAGCTTTGGATTCATTCAGACTAGTGGACATAAGTGCTCCGCGTCATGGATCCGtttgctctttttttgttcAA TGCTGTCCACGTGGACCAGTGTACAGGGCTGGTCTTACTTCCACTCAAGCACATTTATGACCTGGGAAGAGGCTAGAACCTGGTGCAGGGACCACTATACAGACATGGTGGCAATCCAGAACCAGGAGGAGATTGAGCATCTGAAGAGCTGGCTGAACTTCACAACTGGCTACTACTGGATTGGGATCCGCAAGCTCAATGATACCTGGACCTGGGTTGGGACCAACAAAGCACTGACACCAGAGGCAACCAACTGGGCAAAGGGTGAGCCAAACAATGGCAAGGCTAGGGGAAGCAGTGGAAACTCTGAAGATTGTGTGGAGATGTACATCAAAAGAGACAAGGAGGAGGGAAAGTGGAATGATGAATCTTGCCTGAAAAAGAAGACTGCTCTCTGTTACTCAG CTGCCTGCAAGAGTGATTCATGTCAGTATGGGGAGTGTGTTGAGACCATCAACAGCCACGAATGCGCTTGTAATCCAGGTTTTTATGGAGACAAGTGTGACCAAG TTGTTACGTGTAACAAAGATGAGGTGAGAGCCCCAGATAACGGAAAAGTAACTTGCACCCACAAATACGGAGACTTTGCCTTCGACTCCTCGTGCCAGTATTCCTGCAAGGAAGGATTCCAGCTGAGTATGGCTGGACCTCAGCGGTGCACTGCTACGGGCTCTTGGTCAGAGCAGCCTCCTACATGTCAAT TGGTTCAGTGTCCCACTCTGACTCGTCCGTCAAGAGGATCAATGAAATGCAACGATCCTCTGGGATCCTCCAGCTATAGATCCACCTGTGCCTTTGCCTGTAATGAAGGATACGTGCTGGACGGTTCCCCATCTAACACTCTGCAATGTGAATCCTCAGGAAGCTGGAATGCCTCACAGCCGTCTTGTGTTG CCGTCCAGTGCCCTGCTATCCAAGATCTGGGGAATGGGATTGTCAGCTGTGAGGGTGATGCAGATGAGAGGTTCAGCTATGGAAAGACCTGCAGCTTCAGCTGTGCCCCTGGTTACAAGCTGGTGGGACCGAACAGGGTCTCATGCACCTCAGCAGCCGAGTGGAGCGAAAAGACTCCTCATTGTGAAG CCATCACTTGCAAGACTCCAGAAGGAGGAGCTCATCTCTTCACTGACTGCAGCGAACCTTTGAGCAAACTGTTGATTAACTCCACCTGCAGTTTCACATGTGAGCCAGGCTTTGAACTCCAGGGAGTGCAAACCGTTAAGTGTTCAGACGACGGACGTTGGAGTGAAGACATACCTAGCTGCAAAG CTGTTAGATGTCTGGTGCTAGAGGATCCCGAAAGCGGTTCTGTCAACTGCTCAAACGCTGAGCCGCTCTTCAACACACAGTGCACGTTCACATGTGGTGAAGATTCCATATTAAAAGGAGACAAGATACGGACCTGTGATCATCATGGGAATTGGACTGGAGACCAACCCACCTGTGAAG CTGTTTCACCATCGGCTACAGTCGTTGCCAGCAGTGTGGCAGCAGGAGGCGCTGCTGTGACATCAGGTCTGGCTCTGGCTCTGTGGCTCCTGAAACGACTTAGGAAGAAAGCGTCCAAATTTGAGCTGGACAG cAACTCTAACATAGACACACCTACTGCGGTCTACAAAAGCAGCATTGACAGCCTCATATAG
- the LOC133457785 gene encoding L-selectin-like isoform X2 — translation MKWTAIFILSCSLAETTFGLTYHFSKVPMNWTESRKWCRDNFTDLVVIQNQTENDYLVSLLPDRNTSPYYWIGITKKRLNDTWKWIGNNSTWMGKHSWAANEPNNNYENEFCVELYVNNGPNRGKWNDEKCEHKKYAVCYEAQCNGNSCENGKCVETINHTICNCDPGFQGGRCETAVKCPPLSQPDNGNFSCSEGSLRFNTTCQFKCSPGFFVNGSSDTTCNATGFWSSQISVCPDYGHLNCSEGGQTFNTTCQFKCPLGFFMIGSSDVSCTAAGQWSGPRPVCLGYKRALMAVAGCGTLSSFLCICFCWMKRRKRKKVAQERQPEDPAAPPSDLDG, via the exons ATGAAGTGGACGGCAATATTTATCCTCA GCTGCTCCTTGGCTGAGACTACATTTGGCTTGACGTATCACTTCTCAAAGGTCCCAATGAACTGGACCGAGTCCAGAAAGTGGTGCCGGGACAACTTCACAGACCTGGTGGTGATCCAAAACCAGACAGAGAATGATTATTTGGTCTCCCTCCTACCAGACAGGAATACGAGCCCATATTACTGGATTGGAATCACCAAAAAGCGACTGAATGACACTTGGAAATGGATTGGGAATAACAGTACATGGATGGGTAAGCACTCATGGGCTGCAAATGAGCCCAACAACAACTACGAGAACGAGTTTTGTGTGGAGCTCTACGTCAACAATGGCCCCAACCGAGGGAAATGGAATGATGAGAAATGTGAACACAAAAAATATGCAGTCTGTTATGAAG CCCAATGTAATGGAAACTCATGTGAAAACGGAAAGTGCGTGGAGACCATTAACCATACAATCTGCAACTGTGATCCTGGCTTTCAGGGAGGCAGGTGTGAAACAG CTGTAAAATGCCCTCCTCTATCTCAACCTGATAATGGAAACTTTAGCTGCTCAGAAGGAAGTCTGAGATTCAACACAACCTGCCAGTTCAAATGCTCCCCTGGCTTCTTTGTGAATGGCTCATCAGATACGACCTGTAATGCTACTGGGTTCTGGAGTAGCCAAATATCTGTTTGT CCTGATTACGGACACCTTAACTGCTCAGAAGGAGGCCAGACTTTCAACACAACCTGCCAGTTCAAATGCCCCCTGGGCTTCTTCATGATTGGCTCGTCAGATGTGAGCTGCACGGCTGCAGGGCAGTGGAGTGGCCCGAGACCTGTTTGCTTGG GCTATAAAAGGGCACTGATGGCTGTAGCTGGATGTGGAACCTTGTCTTCCTTCCTCTGCATCTGTTTCTGCTGGATGAAACGCAGAAAAA GAAAGAAAGTTGCCCAAGAAAG ACAACCTGAAGATCCAGCAGCTCCACCCAGTGATCTAGATGGATAA
- the LOC133457785 gene encoding L-selectin-like isoform X1: MKWTAIFILSCSLAETTFGLTYHFSKVPMNWTESRKWCRDNFTDLVVIQNQTENDYLVSLLPDRNTSPYYWIGITKKRLNDTWKWIGNNSTWMGKHSWAANEPNNNYENEFCVELYVNNGPNRGKWNDEKCEHKKYAVCYEAQCNGNSCENGKCVETINHTICNCDPGFQGGRCETAVKCPPLSQPDNGNFSCSEGSLRFNTTCQFKCSPGFFVNGSSDTTCNATGFWSSQISVCVPLKCPPLSQPDYGHLNCSEGGQTFNTTCQFKCPLGFFMIGSSDVSCTAAGQWSGPRPVCLGYKRALMAVAGCGTLSSFLCICFCWMKRRKRKKVAQERQPEDPAAPPSDLDG; this comes from the exons ATGAAGTGGACGGCAATATTTATCCTCA GCTGCTCCTTGGCTGAGACTACATTTGGCTTGACGTATCACTTCTCAAAGGTCCCAATGAACTGGACCGAGTCCAGAAAGTGGTGCCGGGACAACTTCACAGACCTGGTGGTGATCCAAAACCAGACAGAGAATGATTATTTGGTCTCCCTCCTACCAGACAGGAATACGAGCCCATATTACTGGATTGGAATCACCAAAAAGCGACTGAATGACACTTGGAAATGGATTGGGAATAACAGTACATGGATGGGTAAGCACTCATGGGCTGCAAATGAGCCCAACAACAACTACGAGAACGAGTTTTGTGTGGAGCTCTACGTCAACAATGGCCCCAACCGAGGGAAATGGAATGATGAGAAATGTGAACACAAAAAATATGCAGTCTGTTATGAAG CCCAATGTAATGGAAACTCATGTGAAAACGGAAAGTGCGTGGAGACCATTAACCATACAATCTGCAACTGTGATCCTGGCTTTCAGGGAGGCAGGTGTGAAACAG CTGTAAAATGCCCTCCTCTATCTCAACCTGATAATGGAAACTTTAGCTGCTCAGAAGGAAGTCTGAGATTCAACACAACCTGCCAGTTCAAATGCTCCCCTGGCTTCTTTGTGAATGGCTCATCAGATACGACCTGTAATGCTACTGGGTTCTGGAGTAGCCAAATATCTGTTTGTGTGC CTCTGAAATGCCCCCCTCTCTCTCAGCCTGATTACGGACACCTTAACTGCTCAGAAGGAGGCCAGACTTTCAACACAACCTGCCAGTTCAAATGCCCCCTGGGCTTCTTCATGATTGGCTCGTCAGATGTGAGCTGCACGGCTGCAGGGCAGTGGAGTGGCCCGAGACCTGTTTGCTTGG GCTATAAAAGGGCACTGATGGCTGTAGCTGGATGTGGAACCTTGTCTTCCTTCCTCTGCATCTGTTTCTGCTGGATGAAACGCAGAAAAA GAAAGAAAGTTGCCCAAGAAAG ACAACCTGAAGATCCAGCAGCTCCACCCAGTGATCTAGATGGATAA
- the selp gene encoding P-selectin, producing the protein MMSFGIREHLLYWVLTGALILFTRDLNRGGGAQAWSYNYSRGPNQEWKEARQWCRDHFIDMVNIRSQEEVEFLNNFLPFNSKYYWIGIEKVDGEWIWSGSNKNVPEENQNWATGEPDAIPGQDCVEMYIKRDKDTAKWNNENCLKQKGIACFSASCTHMSCSAHADCVETVGGYTCKCHPGFLGPRCTEAITCKPLADPQQGSHKCFDPFGSNGFNSSCSFHCKLGFRMVGEPELVCQASGHWSRPVPICQAEQCSVLNHTDLIGGTMNCSHPIKPYSYNSTCEFRCQEGYELIGQDHTQCDHSGQWTASIPACTVKKCSPVVPPHAGNMTCVDTVEPFSFGSQCTFSCQEGYYLTADDTLTCLASGQWSKLAPMCAVIQCHSLRAPPHAFIECQDPIKPYSYKSTCTVECNEGFYLTGTNMTECSPQGNWTHALPVCLAKTCESLASPPHGSLSCSDPNGPFSFGARCSTKCDVGFLLNGTASTECTSLGIWSDDIPHCMSQRCPTLNPPPHGSMVCSRPHGEFSFGSRCTTTCHNGFLLNGTADTECTSAGAWKVNVPVCLGKKCPTLNPSHGSLVCSGPHGKFSFGFQCTSTCQKGFILNGKAETECTSLSSWSTDVPQCLARWCPLLDSPQHGRMNCSHLNSPFSYGSHCDFQCSEGFWLRGTSALSCNTSGHWSQDLPTCQPVQCEVVRALSIPLRMNCSHPLANFSFGSECLFACEDGFSLNGSAALLCTSAGVWGGQVPSCIVEGMSLGSMLLLYAGYGASAAVLLLALAGLALLITTRLKKRGNMSISDDAAWEERENPAFEF; encoded by the exons ATG ATGTCATTTGGAATCAGAGAACACTTGCTTTACTGGGTGCTGACGGGAGCATTGATTCTGTTCACCAGAG ACCTGAACCGTGGAGGAGGGGCACAGGCATGGAGCTACAACTATAGTCGTGGTCCGAACCAGGAATGGAAAGAGGCCCGCCAGTGGTGCCGGGATCACTTCATCGACATGGTGAACATCCGGAGCCAGGAGGAGGTCGAATTTCTCAACAATTTCCTGCCATTTAACTCCAAATATTACTGGATAGGGATTGAAAAAGTGGATGGAGAGTGGATCTGGTCAGGAAGCAATAAAAATGTGCCAGAGGAAAATCAAAATTGGGCTACAGGAGAGCCAGATGCCATACCTGGTCAGGACTGTGTGGAGATGTACATCAAGAGGGACAAAGACACAGCCAAGTGGAACAATGAGAATTGCCTTAAACAAAAGGGGATTGCCTGCTTCAGTG CTTCATGCACGCACATGTCCTGTAGCGCTCATGCAGACTGTGTGGAGACTGTGGGGGGTTACACCTGCAAGTGCCATCCTGGATTCTTGGGTCCACGCTGtacagagg CAATCACATGTAAACCCCTAGCAGATCCTCAACAAGGTTCCCACAAATGTTTCGACCCCTTTGGGTCCAACGGTTTCAACTCTTCCTGCAGTTTCCATTGTAAACTTGGCTTTCGGATGGTAGGTGAGCCCGAGCTGGTTTGCCAAGCCAGTGGACACTGGAGCCGCCCTGTTCCTATTTGTCAAG CTGAGCAGTGTTCTGTTCTGAACCACACCGACCTCATCGGGGGCACGATGAACTGCAGCCACCCGATCAAACCGTACAGCTACAACTCCACCTGCGAGTTCCGATGTCAAGAAGGCTACGAGCTCATTGGACAGGACCACACACAGTGTGACCACAGTGGTCAGTGGACGGCTAGTATCCCAGCATGCACAG TGAAAAAGTGCTCCCCAGTTGTCCCTCCACATGCTGGAAACATGACATGTGTAGACACCGTGGAGCCTTTCTCCTTTGGCTCGCAGTGTACCTTCAGCTGCCAGGAGGGCTACTACCTGACCGCTGATGACACACTCACCTGTCTGGCTTCGGGGCAGTGGAGCAAACTTGCACCCATGTGTGCAG TGATCCAGTGCCACAGTCTACGGGCTCCCCCCCATGCCTTTATTGAATGCCAGGACCCAATAAAACCATACAGCTATAAATCAACATGCACAGTGGAATGTAACGAAGGATTTTATCTGACTGGCACAAACATGACGGAATGCTCCCCACAGGGCAACTGGACTCACGCACTTCCTGTTTGCCTGG CTAAGACATGTGAGTCACTCGCTTCTCCTCCCCATGGCTCCCTGTCATGTTCTGACCCCAACGGCCCCTTCAGTTTTGGTGCTCGATGCTCAACAAAATGTGATGTGGGATTTCTACTGAATGGGACAGCCAGTACTGAATGCACATCCCTGGGCATTTGGAGTGATGATATCCCACACTGCATGT CTCAGAGATGTCCAACTCTGAACCCTCCCCCTCATGGCTCCATGGTGTGCTCTAGGCCTCATGGAGAGTTCAGTTTTGGTTCTCGTTGTACGACCACCTGCCATAATGGTTTTCTTCTGAATGGAACAGCTGACACAGAGTGCACCTCTGCAGGTGCATGGAAAGTAAACGTTCCAGTTTGCTTGGGTAA AAAATGTCCCACTCTGAACCCCTCACATGGTTCTTTAGTCTGCTCTGGTCCACATGGGAAGTTTAGTTTTGGTTTTCAGTGTACATCAACCTGTCAGAAGGGGTTTATTTTGAATGGGAAAGCAGAAACTGAGTGCACATCTCTGAGCAGTTGGAGCACCGACGTTCCTCAATGCCTTG CCCGTTGGTGCCCTCTGCTGGACTCACCGCAGCACGGGAGGATGAACTGCAGCCATCTGAACTCTCCTTTCAGTTATGGATCACACTGTGACTTCCAGTGCAGTGAAGGCTTCTGGTTGAGAGGAACTTCAGCTCTGTCATGCAACACATCCGGCCACTGGAGTCAGGATCTACCCACCTGCCAGC CGGTACAGTGTGAGGTCGTCCGCGCCTTGTCCATACCCCTGCGTATGAACTGCTCCCATCCACTGGCAAATTTCAGTTTTGGCTCTGAGTGTCTCTTTGCCTGCGAGGATGGATTCTCCCTGAATGGCTCAGCGGCACTTCTCTGCACCTCTGCTGGGGTTTGGGGAGGTCAAGTGCCCAGCTGCATAG TGGAAGGTATGTCACTCGGGTCGATGCTGCTGCTTTACGCTGGTTACGGGGCAAGCGCAGCTGTTTTATTACTTGCTCTGGCGGGACTGGCTTTATTGATCACTACGAGGCTTAAAAAAAgag GAAATATGTCCATCTCTGATGATGCAGCatgggaagagagagagaacccAGCATttgaattttaa
- the lmx1a gene encoding LIM homeobox transcription factor 1-alpha, which produces MDIPATSLDAGRRAVCVGCQRPIRDRFLLRVTDGLWHEQCARCAACGDALRTSCFLRDRKLYCKRDYDGLFAVHCGGCGDAISPAEMVMRAGAAVFHLRCFTCSVCCRRLQTGDSCVLREGQLLCATEDFHQCPTSPTSSDTGKTDDDEEEEVESGRATGRRGKADDVESKRPKRPRTILNTQQRRTFKASFEVSSKPCRKVRETLAAETGLSVRVVQVWFQNQRAKMKKLARRQQQQEQQQTQEQCEHPPHHTAPSCGSLTSELKHQGLPYAHTQQQHQMGLSTMNKQDWDIDPFRQGLTPPQMPGDHMHPYGFKGLYGDMDRDPLCHTADSDCLSLADCSPLTPIDRLYSMQDSYFTS; this is translated from the exons ATGGATATTCCGGCTACATCCTTAG ACGCGGGTCGCAGGGCGGTGTGCGTGGGCTGCCAGCGGCCCATCAGAGACCGGTTCCTGCTCAGAGTCACCGACGGCCTCTGGCACGAGCAGTGTGCGCGCTGCGCGGCGTGCGGGGACGCGCTCAGGACCTCCTGCTTCCTGCGGGACCGCAAACTTTACTGCAAGCGGGACTATGATGG TTTGtttgcagtgcattgtgggggCTGTGGGGACGCCATCTCCCCTGCAGAGATGGTGATGCGCGCAGGGGCTGCTGTGTTCCACCTGCGCTGCTTCACCTGCAGCGTATGTTGCCGCCGCCTGCAGACAGGAGACAGCTGCGTCCTCAGGGAGGGACAGCTACTCTGCGCTACAGAGGACTTTCACCAGTGTCCGACCAGTCCCACATCGTCTGACACAG GTAAAACTGATGACGATGAAGAAGAAGAGGTAGAGTCCGGGAGGGCTACAGGCAGACGAGGTAAAGCAGATGATGTGGAGAGCAAGCGTCCCAAAAGGCCTCGCACTATTCTGAACACTCAGCAAAGACGGACCTTCAAAGCATCCTTCGAGGTGTCATCCAAGCCCTGTCGGAAg GTAAGAGAGACCTTGGCAGCGGAGACTGGTCTGAGCGTCCGGGTCGTGCAGGTCTGGTTCCAGAACCAAAGAGCCAAA ATGAAGAAACTGGCCAGaagacagcagcagcaggagcagcagcagactCAGGAGCAGTGTGAACACCCCCCACATCACACAG CGCCCTCCTGTGGCAGTTTGACCTCTGAGCTGAAGCATCAGGGCCTCCCTTATGCTCACactcagcagcagcatcagatgGGACTCTCCACAATGAACAAGCAGGACTGGGACATTGACCCGTTCAGACAAGGCCTGACCCCACCTCAGATGCCTGGTGATCACATGCATCCTTACG ggtTCAAGGGTTTGTACGGGGACATGGACAGAGACCCTTTGTGTCATACGGCGGACAGTGACTGCCTCTCTCTGGCTGACTGCTCTCCACTCACCCCTATCGACCGCCTGTACTCCATGCAGGACTCATACTTCACATCCTGA